The genomic DNA ATATGTTTGCTTTAATGTTGTCATCTTCTATTATTTATTTTAAAAGTAGTACTATAGAATTAATAAAATATGTTGCTACTCTTAGGGGTAGTGGTATTCCTGTTTTTGAGACGATGGATGCTGGTCCACAGGTGAAGATATTTTGCTTGAGGAAAGATTTAAAATTAATTTTAGATGGACTTAATAGAAATTTTAGGGATGTTAATTTTGTTGTCTCAAAGATTGGAAGTGGATTGGAATGGATTTAATTAATTTTTCTGTGCCTGGTAATTTACTTTTAATGGGCGAATATTCTATCTTGGAAGAAGGTGGTCTTGGACTTTCAATAGCAATTAGTGAGAGAGCTTATTTTACTTTTAAAAGGAGTAGTAGGTGGCGTTTTTTTAGTAGGAAAACTAAAATTGAGGATTTTGCTTTAATAGAAAATGAAAATGATTTCGTTTTTAAAATGTATAGATATTTACAACAAAAATATTTTGTTAATTTAGAAGATTTTTCTTGTGATGTTTATATTGATACGAGTGGTTTTTTTTTGAATAGTGGCGTAAAGAAGGGATTTGGGTCTAGTGCAGTTGTTGCTGTTGGAATTGTTTCTGGGATTTTTTTACTATTGAGTAACATTAATCATTTTGAAAAAGATAAGATTTTTATGTACTGCCTAGAAGCTTATAGATATGCTCAAGGGGGTATGGGTAGTGGGTATGATATTGC from Borrelia turcica IST7 includes the following:
- a CDS encoding phosphomevalonate kinase encodes the protein MDLINFSVPGNLLLMGEYSILEEGGLGLSIAISERAYFTFKRSSRWRFFSRKTKIEDFALIENENDFVFKMYRYLQQKYFVNLEDFSCDVYIDTSGFFLNSGVKKGFGSSAVVAVGIVSGIFLLLSNINHFEKDKIFMYCLEAYRYAQGGMGSGYDIATSIFGGVVQFKGGNVPTYKLLEKIDFSEFYLMQGSKTVKTTSSIIKYNEHRASLIDFIENMNIMMREIVLKSNNSYSCFLSSLKEAKNLGLEIGKRIGISADLPLSLAYLKKECCLIKALGAGNETFLVYKPNFEVFKQFDIDSINLDLDGVRF